The proteins below come from a single Miscanthus floridulus cultivar M001 chromosome 1, ASM1932011v1, whole genome shotgun sequence genomic window:
- the LOC136478120 gene encoding uncharacterized protein — translation MSGADADTAPSSDDGGQHQQRAFRDRDAARRRLRLERELAIARAMRAPLATVVRDHALVHLPPAAAARLCLVHPSWARALASPLFAVAHAAAPRRASGLFIAPAPATAGYFLPLDAADTVPSPALAFLPASSPPTVLSSSRGLTCCFSPADDAYFVCNPATGSWHGVPCPPRRITWPRPAVVVLFDAGVYNFRGDYALVCAFESEPGSGIYCFAVFASGTGAWWVADAVATAEGLVPSSGVAASGTAWWRTAIGTAVGYNPVTGRVDLALCPGDSAQWEIGSAAGTLHCAVRDGGDVVVFRLDRHGGGWEVAAAVSVAEILQRPWQPEPAYELSDSEDDDEEEAAGQAEVERAGAVIAVANSYSMVRVPSDDVRLLPFQGAELEVVLLAGRRVVAFETVTRRRREAVLPDQPAGKDWGAVEYAAHTNTLALVAPVVSMEPPDDQEDVEL, via the coding sequence ATGTCCGGCGCCGACGCAGACACAGCGCCGTCGAGCGACGACGGGGGCCAGCACCAGCAGCGCGCGTTTCGGGACCGGGACGCGGCGCGTCGGCGGCTGCGGCTGGAGCGCGAGCTCGCGATCGCACGCGCCATGCGGGCGCCGCTGGCGACCGTGGTCCGTGACCACGCGCTCGTGCACCtcccgccggccgccgcggcgCGCCTCTGCCTGGTGCACCCGTCCTGGGCGCGTGCGCTCGCCTCCCCGCTCTTCGCCGTCGCGCACGCCGCCGCCCCGCGCAGGGCCTCGGGCCTCTTCATCGCGCCCGCGCCAGCGACCGCGGGCTACTTCCTCCCGCTCGACGCCGCCGACACCGTGCCGTCCCCGGCCCTGGCCTTCCTCCCGGCCTCGTCGCCGCCCACCGTGCTGTCGTCCTCGCGCGGCCTCACGTGCTGCTTCTCCCCGGCCGACGACGCCTACTTCGTGTGCAACCCGGCGACGGGGTCctggcacggcgtgccgtgcccgCCGCGCCGGATCACCTGGCCGCGCCCCGCGGTCGTCGTCCTCTTCGACGCCGGCGTCTACAACTTCCGCGGCGACTACGCGCTCGTCTGCGCCTTCGAGTCGGAGCCGGGCTCCGGCATCTACTGCTTCGCGGTGTTCGCGTCGGGGACCGGCGCGTGGTGGGTCGCCGACGCGGTCGCGACCGCCGAGGGGCTCGTCCCTTCCTCGGGCGTCGCGGCCAGCGGGACGGCCTGGTGGCGGACGGCCATCGGCACCGCCGTCGGGTACAACCCTGTCACGGGCCGCGTCGACCTCGCGCTGTGCCCCGGGGACAGCGCCCAGTGGGAGATCGGCTCGGCCGCGGGCACGCTGCACTGCGCCGTGCGCGACGGCGGCGACGTCGTGGTGTTCCGGCTCGACAGGCACGGTGGTGGCTGGGAGGTGGCCGCCGCGGTCTCTGTCGCCGAGATACTGCAGCGGCCTTGGCAACCGGAGCCCGCTTACGAGCTGTCCGActccgaggacgacgacgaggaagaGGCGGCGGGCCAGGCAGAGGTGGAGCGCGCGGGGGCTGTCATTGCCGTGGCGAACAGTTACAGCATGGTACGGGTGCCGAGCGACGACGTGAGGCTGCTTCCGTTCCAGGGCGCCGAGCTGGAGGTGGTGCTGCTGGCCGGCAGGAGAGTGGTGGCGTTCGAGACGGtgacgcggcggcggcgtgaggcCGTCCTGCCTGATCAGCCGGCCGGCAAGGACTGGGGCGCCGTCGAGTACGCCGCGCACACCAACACGCTTGCGCTGGTCGCGCCCGTGGTGTCCATGGAGCCTCCGGACGATCAGGAAGACGTGGAATTGTAA